From the Brassica napus cultivar Da-Ae chromosome A8, Da-Ae, whole genome shotgun sequence genome, one window contains:
- the LOC106427528 gene encoding DNA-directed RNA polymerase II subunit 2-like isoform X1 has translation MDDFSGLLGLKPQGKSAPMAPSSSSPARNKSDSSPLFDDLSGGDDLLFSDSRSQTKPSDFDYDAMFKDPKPVYDKPVYDEEDVFESLKTPSGGSQSARFDDLFSSHSVHRKNNSSPFDDLIGNLSKPESEKRDEKGSSAFDDLIPGFGRASSPPAKRPTSETSHPQKPPYRTSSNLAEDPFVVLESASTPREPPPSGGYTDPLDDIGLFNSRKTDHSFADIDPLDSLGKSGPDVSSRDKSHLRPGNGSGSQSPVESSHTGSYHGKKVSFDEVLEPQSTSVPHATAPPYENKSLNSDGSFDLSDDVWLTVSEIPLFTLPTSAPPPSRPPPPRPTRPMKKKANEPHSHVRTSARASVNSPTAASQMDDLDDFSMGKNHTAANGEDSDGYSTAVASAAAMKDAMDKAEAKFRQAKERREKDNLKASRSMEGDPVDSYDSRERELRERQVRLDRERAEREAEMEKAQEREREERERKRVEKERERLLARQAVERATREARERAASEAHAKAQRAAVGKANTDARERAERAAVQRAHAEARERAAAGAREKAERAAAEARERELSVAREKEAKVKAERAAVERAAAEARARATAEARARVAAQAKAKQQENNNDLDSFFDSVSRPSSAPRQRTNPLVRFDIYFFLLYVIKKGHDGVEVTETQDFTQVFIGKVPIMLRSTYCTLNGNSEKDLTELGECPFDQGGYFIINGSEKVLIAQEKMSTNHVYVFKKRQPNKYSYVAEVRSMAENQNRPPSTMFVRMLSGSKGGSSGQFIRCTLPYIKKEIPIIIVFRALGFVADKDILERICYEFGDTQMMELLRPSLEEAFVIQSQQVALDYIGKRGAPVGTSKEKRIKYARDILQKEMFPHIGVGEFETPKAYYFGYVFSSLLFFEFHSALCFSYYAITLRLIIHRLLRCALGRNPEDDRDHYGNKRLDLAGPLLGGLFRMLFRKLTRDVRSYVQKCVDNGKEVNLHFAIKAKTITSGLKYALATGNWGQANAAGTRAGVSQVLNRLTYASTLSHLRRLNSPIGREGKLAKPRQLHNSQWGMMCPAETPEGQACGLVKNLALMVYVTVGSAAYPILIFLEEWGLETLEEISPADIPQATKIFVNGKWVGIHRIPDMLVRTLRLLRRRNDINTEVSVVRDIRLKELRIYTDYGRCSRPLFIVDNQRLLIKKKDIYALQQRVKFIVFRSQSTFCCNFSVPILVFITQESAEEDGWHHLLVKGFIEYVDTEEEETTMISMTINDLVQARLRPDEAYSDTYTHCEIHPSLILGVCASIIPFPDHNQSPRNTYQSAMGKQAMGIYVTNYQFRMDTLAYVLYYPQKPLVTTRAMEHLHFRQLPAGINAIVAISCYSGYNQEDSVIMNQSSIDRGFFRSLFFRSYRDEERKMGTLIKENFGRPDRGNTLGMRHGSYEKLDDDGLAPPGTRVSGEDVIIGKTTPISQDEAQGQTSRYTRRDHSLSLRHSESGMVDQVLLTTNADGLKFVKVRVRSVRIPQIGDKFSSRHGQKGTVGMTYTQDDMPWTIEGVTPDIIVNPHAIPSRMTIGQLIECIMGKVAAQMGKEGDATPFTDVTVDNISKALHDCGYQMRGFERMYNGHTGRPLPAMIFIGPTYYQRLKHMVDDKIHSRGRGPVQILTRQPAEGRSRDGGLRFGEMERDCMIAHGAASFLKERLFDQSDAYRVHVCETCGLIAIANLKNNTFECKGCKNTTDIVQVHIPYACKLLFQELMSMAIAPRMLTKDLKSAKGRK, from the exons ATGGACGATTTCTCAGGCCTTTTAGGTTTGAAGCCGCAGGGAAAATCAGCTCCGATGGCGCCGTCTTCGTCGTCCCCAGCGAGGAACAAGTCCGATTCATCGCCCCTCTTCGACGATCTGAGCGGTGGCGACGATCTCCTCTTCAGCGATTCGCGATCTCAGACTAAGCCCTCTGATTTTGACTACGATGCGATGTTCAAGGATCCCAAACCTGTCTACGACAAGCCTGTGTACGACGAGGAGGACGTCTTCGAATCGCTTAAAACCCCCTCGGGTGGTTCTCAATCGGCTAGGTTTGATGACCTTTTCTCCTCGCATTCGGTGCAcaggaagaacaactcctctccTTTCGATGATCTGATTGGGAATCTGAGCAAGCCGGAGAGTGAAAAACGAGATGAGAAAGGTAGCTCGGCTTTTGATGACTTGATTCCTGGGTTTGGTCGCGCTAGCTCCCCTCCAGCTAAACG GCCAACTTCAGAGACGAGTCATCCTCAGAAACCTCCGTATAGGACATCTTCCAATCTTGCAGAAGATCCATTTGTGGTCTTGGAGTCTGCATCTACCCCTAGAGAACCTCCTCCCTCAGGAGGGTACACTGATCCTTTGGATGATATTGGTCTTTTCAACAGCAGAAAGACTGATCATTCTTTTGCTGATATTGACCCTCTCGATAGTCTTGGCAAATCAGGGCCAGATGTGAGTAGTAGAGACAAAAGTCACCTGAGACCAGGCAACGGCAGTGGCTCTCAGTCACCGGTGGAAAGTTCCCACACTGGGAGTTACCATGGTAAGAAAGTTTCTTTCGATGAAGTTTTGGAGCCGCAGAGTACTTCTGTTCCTCATGCTACTGCTCCACCGTATGAAAACAAATCACTCAATTCAGATGGGAGTTTTGACTTATCTGATGATGTCTGGCTTACTGTGTCTGAGATCCCTCTATTTACGCTGCCTACTAGTGCTCCCCCACCTTCCAGACCTCCACCACCAAGACCTACACGTCCCATGAAAAAGAAGGCTAACGAGCCTCACTCACATGTTCGTACCTCAGCTAGAGCTTCTGTAAATAGCCCTACAGCAGCATCTCAAATGGATGATCTTGACGATTTTTCTATGGGCAAAAATCACACTGCTGCTAATGGTGAAGATTCAGATGGTTACTCTACTGCTGTTGCATCAGCTGCTGCCATGAAGGATGCCATGGATAAAGCAGAAGCGAAGTTCAGGCAGGCTAAGGAAAGGAGAGAGAAAGACAATTTGAAGGCAAGTAGAAGTATGGAAGGCGATCCAGTGGACAGTTATGATTCTCGGGAAAGGGAACTTAGAGAAAGGCAAGTGAGGTTGGATCGTGAAAGGGCAGAGAGGGAGGCAGAGATGGAAAAAGCCCAGGAaagggagagagaggagagagagcgGAAAAGGGTTGAGAAAGAAAGGGAAAGGCTGTTGGCTAGACAGGCCGTAGAGAGGGCTACAAGGGAAGCACGTGAAAGAGCAGCCTCTGAGGCACATGCGAAAGCTCAAAGAGCTGCTGTTGGAAAGGCTAATACAGATGCCCGAGAACGCGCCGAAAGAGCAGCGGTTCAAAGAGCTCATGCTGAAGCACGTGAAAGGGCAGCTGCAGGGGCAAGGGAAAAGGCTGAGAGAGCCGCAGCAGAAGCTAGAGAAAGGGAACTTTCTGTAGCACGGGAGAAGGAAGCAAAGGTTAAGGCAGAACGAGCTGCTGTTGAAAGGGCAGCTGCCGAGGCACGTGCAAGGGCAACTGCTGAGGCACGTGCAAGGGTAGCTGCGCAAGCTAAAGCTAAGCAGCAAGAGAATAACAATGATCTTGACTCCTTCTTTGACTCGGTTTCCAGACCAAGTAGCGCTCCACGACAGAGAACCAACCCTCTGGTTAGATTTGATATCTACTTCTTTCTGCTTTATGTTATTAAGAAAGGGCATGATGGTGTGGAAGTTACGGAGACTCAGGATTTTACCCAAGTTTTCATTGGAAAG GTTCCCATCATGCTCCGGTCTACTTACTGTACCTTAAATGGGAATTCGGAGAAAGATTTGACAGAGCTTGGAGAATGTCCGTTTGATCAGGGCGGATACTTCATTATTAATGGCAGCGAAAAGGTTCTGATTGCTCAAGAGAAGATGAGTACGAACCATGTTTATGTCTTCAAGAAGAGACAGCCAAATAAGTATTCCTATGTCGCTGAAGTCCGTTCCATGGCGGAAAACCAAAATAGACCTCCGAGCACAATGTTTGTGCGTATGCTCTCTGGCTCGAAAGGG GGTTCATCTGGACAGTTTATTCGATGTACTCTTCCATATATCAAGAAAGAAATTCCTATTATCATAGTATTTCGTGCGTTGGGATTTGTTGCCGATAAGGACATATTGGAACGTATATGCTATGAGTTTGGAGATACTCAGATGATGGAGTTGCTCAGGCCTTCCTTGGAAGAAGCTTTTGTGATTCAAAGTCAGCAG GTTGCCCTTGACTATATTGGAAAACGTGGTGCGCCTGTTGGTACATCCAAGGAAAAGAgaataaa GTATGCGAGAGATATCCTTCAGAAAGAAATGTTTCCTCATATAGGAGTCGGGGAGTTTGAGACGCCGAAAGCTTACTACTTCGGGTACGTATTCAGCTCACTCTTGTTCTTTGAgtttcatagtgctttgtgttTCTCATATTATGCAATAACCCTCAGGCTTATCATACACCGGCTGCTGCGTTGTGCACTTGGCCGAAATCCAGAAGATGATAGGGATCATTATGGTAACAAAAGGCTGGATCTTGCTGGTCCTTTACTTGGAGGGCTGTTTAGAATG CTTTTCAGAAAGCTAACGAGGGACGTGAGATCTTATGTTCAGAAG TGCGTTGACAATGGCAAAGAAGTCAATCTTCACTTTGCCATTAAGGCTAAAACAATTACCTCTGGCTTGAAATATGCTCTTGCTACTGGGAACTGGGGCCAGGCAAACGCTGCTGGCACAAGAGCTGGAGTCTCTCAG GTTCTAAATCGGTTAACATATGCCTCCACTTTGTCACATCTGAGGCGTCTCAATTCTCCTATTGGGCgtgaag GAAAATTGGCAAAACCAAGACAACTGCACAACTCACAATGGGGTATGATGTGCCCTGCTGAAACACCTGAAGGACAG GCTTGTGGTCTAGTGAAAAACTTGGCGCTCATGGTCTACGTTACAGTTGGGTCAGCTGCTTATCCCATCTTGATATTTTTGGAAGAATGGGGACTTGAGACTCTCGAG GAAATATCCCCAGCAGATATACCCCAAGCCACAAAAATCTTTGTCAATGGAAAGTGGGTTGGAATTCATCGAATTCCTGACATGTTGGTTAGAACGTTGAGACTTTTGAGAAGAAGG AATGATATTAACACTGAAGTCAGCGTTGTTAGAGATATTCGTCTGAAAGAGCTCAGGATATACACTGACTATGGTCGCTGTAGTCGTCCCTTGTTTATTGTGGATAATCAGAGGCTCTTAATAAAGAAGAAAGATATATACGCTCTGCAACAAAGGGTAAAGTTTATAGTCTTTCGTTCTCAAAGTACGTTTTGTTGTAACTTCAGTGTACCAATACTCGTTTTCATAACGCAGGAAAGTGCAGAAGAAGATGGTTGGCATCATCTACTTGTAAAGGGGTTTATAGAATATGTAGACACAGAGGAAGAGGAGACTACTATGATATCCATGACTATCAAT GATCTGGTTCAAGCTAGGCTCCGTCCCGACGAGGCATATTCTGACACTTACACACATTGTGAGATTCACCCTTCTTTGATATTGGGCGTGTGTGCTTCAATCATACCATTTCCCGACCATAATCAG TCACCCCGTAATACATACCAATCTGCTATGGGAAAGCAAGCAATGGGAATATATGTCACCAACTACCAATTCCGCATG GATACCTTAGCCTATGTTCTATATTACCCTCAAAAGCCGCTGGTCACCACAAGAGCTATGGAGCATCTTCACTTTAGGCAACTTCCAGCAGGAATT AATGCTATTGTTGCCATTTCTTGCTATTCTGGATATAATCAAGAAGATTCTGTCATTATGAACCAGTCTTCAATAGATCGTGGTTTCTTTCGATCCTTGTTCTTTCGGTCTTACAG AGACGAGGAGAGAAAAATGGGAACCCTTATCAAAGAAAACTTTGGGCGCCCAGACAGAGGAAACACACTG GGTATGCGACATGGTTCGTATGAGAAACTGGATGATGATGGTCTCGCACCTCCT GGTACTAGAGTTTCAGGTGAAGATGTAATCATTGGGAAAACCACTCCAATATCTCAAGACGAGGCTCAAGGACAAACATCACGATACACCAGACGTGATCACAGTTTAAGCTTGCGTCATAGTGAATCTGGCATGGTGGATCAG GTGTTATTGACCACAAATGCAGATGGTTTGAAGTTCGTGAAAGTGAGGGTTAGGTCCGTTCGTATTCCTCAAATTGGAGACAAATTCAGCAGTAGACATGGTCAGAAGGGAACTGTTGGCATGACATACACACAAGACGACATGCCTTGGACGATTGAAGGTGTTACTCCTGATATAATCGTGAATCCACATGCTATCCCGTCTCGGATGACAATTGGACAGCTCATTGAGTGTATCATGGGAAAAGTGGCAGCTCAGATGGGTAAAGAAGGAGACGCCACTCCCTTTACAGATGTCACG GTGGACAACATAAGCAAAGCTCTCCATGATTGTGGGTACCAAATGCGTGGATTTGAGAGAATGTACAATGGTCACACAGGCAGACCACTCCCAGCGATGATATTCATTGGACCAACCTATTACCAAAGGTTGAAGCATATGGTTGATGACAAGATCCACTCTCGTGGACGAGGTCCTGTGCAAATCTTAACAAGACAACCGGCTGAAGGACGATCCCGTGACGGTGGACTGCGTTTTGGAGAAATGGAGCGAGACTGCATGATTGCTCATGGTGCTGCTAGCTTTTTGAAAGAGAGGCTGTTTGATCAGAGCGATGCGTATAGGGTACATGTGTGTGAAACCTGTGGGCTCATCGCCATTGCAAACCTGAAGAATAATACTTTTGAATGCAAAGGTTGCAAGAACACAACAGATATTGTTCAG GTTCACATACCATATGCTTGCAAATTACTGTTTCAAGAGCTTATGTCAATGGCGATTGCGCCACGGATGCTTACTAAAGACCTGAAATCAGCTAAAGGCAGGAAGTGA
- the LOC106427528 gene encoding DNA-directed RNA polymerase II subunit 2-like isoform X2 encodes MDDFSGLLGLKPQGKSAPMAPSSSSPARNKSDSSPLFDDLSGGDDLLFSDSRSQTKPSDFDYDAMFKDPKPVYDKPVYDEEDVFESLKTPSGGSQSARFDDLFSSHSVHRKNNSSPFDDLIGNLSKPESEKRDEKGSSAFDDLIPGFGRASSPPAKRPTSETSHPQKPPYRTSSNLAEDPFVVLESASTPREPPPSGGYTDPLDDIGLFNSRKTDHSFADIDPLDSLGKSGPDVSSRDKSHLRPGNGSGSQSPVESSHTGSYHGKKVSFDEVLEPQSTSVPHATAPPYENKSLNSDGSFDLSDDVWLTVSEIPLFTLPTSAPPPSRPPPPRPTRPMKKKANEPHSHVRTSARASVNSPTAASQMDDLDDFSMGKNHTAANGEDSDGYSTAVASAAAMKDAMDKAEAKFRQAKERREKDNLKASRSMEGDPVDSYDSRERELRERQVRLDRERAEREAEMEKAQEREREERERKRVEKERERLLARQAVERATREARERAASEAHAKAQRAAVGKANTDARERAERAAVQRAHAEARERAAAGAREKAERAAAEARERELSVAREKEAKVKAERAAVERAAAEARARATAEARARVAAQAKAKQQENNNDLDSFFDSVSRPSSAPRQRTNPLVRFDIYFFLLYVIKKGHDGVEVTETQDFTQVFIGKVPIMLRSTYCTLNGNSEKDLTELGECPFDQGGYFIINGSEKVLIAQEKMSTNHVYVFKKRQPNKYSYVAEVRSMAENQNRPPSTMFVRMLSGSKGGSSGQFIRCTLPYIKKEIPIIIVFRALGFVADKDILERICYEFGDTQMMELLRPSLEEAFVIQSQQVALDYIGKRGAPVGTSKEKRIKYARDILQKEMFPHIGVGEFETPKAYYFGLIIHRLLRCALGRNPEDDRDHYGNKRLDLAGPLLGGLFRMLFRKLTRDVRSYVQKCVDNGKEVNLHFAIKAKTITSGLKYALATGNWGQANAAGTRAGVSQVLNRLTYASTLSHLRRLNSPIGREGKLAKPRQLHNSQWGMMCPAETPEGQACGLVKNLALMVYVTVGSAAYPILIFLEEWGLETLEEISPADIPQATKIFVNGKWVGIHRIPDMLVRTLRLLRRRNDINTEVSVVRDIRLKELRIYTDYGRCSRPLFIVDNQRLLIKKKDIYALQQRESAEEDGWHHLLVKGFIEYVDTEEEETTMISMTINDLVQARLRPDEAYSDTYTHCEIHPSLILGVCASIIPFPDHNQSPRNTYQSAMGKQAMGIYVTNYQFRMDTLAYVLYYPQKPLVTTRAMEHLHFRQLPAGINAIVAISCYSGYNQEDSVIMNQSSIDRGFFRSLFFRSYRDEERKMGTLIKENFGRPDRGNTLGMRHGSYEKLDDDGLAPPGTRVSGEDVIIGKTTPISQDEAQGQTSRYTRRDHSLSLRHSESGMVDQVLLTTNADGLKFVKVRVRSVRIPQIGDKFSSRHGQKGTVGMTYTQDDMPWTIEGVTPDIIVNPHAIPSRMTIGQLIECIMGKVAAQMGKEGDATPFTDVTVDNISKALHDCGYQMRGFERMYNGHTGRPLPAMIFIGPTYYQRLKHMVDDKIHSRGRGPVQILTRQPAEGRSRDGGLRFGEMERDCMIAHGAASFLKERLFDQSDAYRVHVCETCGLIAIANLKNNTFECKGCKNTTDIVQVHIPYACKLLFQELMSMAIAPRMLTKDLKSAKGRK; translated from the exons ATGGACGATTTCTCAGGCCTTTTAGGTTTGAAGCCGCAGGGAAAATCAGCTCCGATGGCGCCGTCTTCGTCGTCCCCAGCGAGGAACAAGTCCGATTCATCGCCCCTCTTCGACGATCTGAGCGGTGGCGACGATCTCCTCTTCAGCGATTCGCGATCTCAGACTAAGCCCTCTGATTTTGACTACGATGCGATGTTCAAGGATCCCAAACCTGTCTACGACAAGCCTGTGTACGACGAGGAGGACGTCTTCGAATCGCTTAAAACCCCCTCGGGTGGTTCTCAATCGGCTAGGTTTGATGACCTTTTCTCCTCGCATTCGGTGCAcaggaagaacaactcctctccTTTCGATGATCTGATTGGGAATCTGAGCAAGCCGGAGAGTGAAAAACGAGATGAGAAAGGTAGCTCGGCTTTTGATGACTTGATTCCTGGGTTTGGTCGCGCTAGCTCCCCTCCAGCTAAACG GCCAACTTCAGAGACGAGTCATCCTCAGAAACCTCCGTATAGGACATCTTCCAATCTTGCAGAAGATCCATTTGTGGTCTTGGAGTCTGCATCTACCCCTAGAGAACCTCCTCCCTCAGGAGGGTACACTGATCCTTTGGATGATATTGGTCTTTTCAACAGCAGAAAGACTGATCATTCTTTTGCTGATATTGACCCTCTCGATAGTCTTGGCAAATCAGGGCCAGATGTGAGTAGTAGAGACAAAAGTCACCTGAGACCAGGCAACGGCAGTGGCTCTCAGTCACCGGTGGAAAGTTCCCACACTGGGAGTTACCATGGTAAGAAAGTTTCTTTCGATGAAGTTTTGGAGCCGCAGAGTACTTCTGTTCCTCATGCTACTGCTCCACCGTATGAAAACAAATCACTCAATTCAGATGGGAGTTTTGACTTATCTGATGATGTCTGGCTTACTGTGTCTGAGATCCCTCTATTTACGCTGCCTACTAGTGCTCCCCCACCTTCCAGACCTCCACCACCAAGACCTACACGTCCCATGAAAAAGAAGGCTAACGAGCCTCACTCACATGTTCGTACCTCAGCTAGAGCTTCTGTAAATAGCCCTACAGCAGCATCTCAAATGGATGATCTTGACGATTTTTCTATGGGCAAAAATCACACTGCTGCTAATGGTGAAGATTCAGATGGTTACTCTACTGCTGTTGCATCAGCTGCTGCCATGAAGGATGCCATGGATAAAGCAGAAGCGAAGTTCAGGCAGGCTAAGGAAAGGAGAGAGAAAGACAATTTGAAGGCAAGTAGAAGTATGGAAGGCGATCCAGTGGACAGTTATGATTCTCGGGAAAGGGAACTTAGAGAAAGGCAAGTGAGGTTGGATCGTGAAAGGGCAGAGAGGGAGGCAGAGATGGAAAAAGCCCAGGAaagggagagagaggagagagagcgGAAAAGGGTTGAGAAAGAAAGGGAAAGGCTGTTGGCTAGACAGGCCGTAGAGAGGGCTACAAGGGAAGCACGTGAAAGAGCAGCCTCTGAGGCACATGCGAAAGCTCAAAGAGCTGCTGTTGGAAAGGCTAATACAGATGCCCGAGAACGCGCCGAAAGAGCAGCGGTTCAAAGAGCTCATGCTGAAGCACGTGAAAGGGCAGCTGCAGGGGCAAGGGAAAAGGCTGAGAGAGCCGCAGCAGAAGCTAGAGAAAGGGAACTTTCTGTAGCACGGGAGAAGGAAGCAAAGGTTAAGGCAGAACGAGCTGCTGTTGAAAGGGCAGCTGCCGAGGCACGTGCAAGGGCAACTGCTGAGGCACGTGCAAGGGTAGCTGCGCAAGCTAAAGCTAAGCAGCAAGAGAATAACAATGATCTTGACTCCTTCTTTGACTCGGTTTCCAGACCAAGTAGCGCTCCACGACAGAGAACCAACCCTCTGGTTAGATTTGATATCTACTTCTTTCTGCTTTATGTTATTAAGAAAGGGCATGATGGTGTGGAAGTTACGGAGACTCAGGATTTTACCCAAGTTTTCATTGGAAAG GTTCCCATCATGCTCCGGTCTACTTACTGTACCTTAAATGGGAATTCGGAGAAAGATTTGACAGAGCTTGGAGAATGTCCGTTTGATCAGGGCGGATACTTCATTATTAATGGCAGCGAAAAGGTTCTGATTGCTCAAGAGAAGATGAGTACGAACCATGTTTATGTCTTCAAGAAGAGACAGCCAAATAAGTATTCCTATGTCGCTGAAGTCCGTTCCATGGCGGAAAACCAAAATAGACCTCCGAGCACAATGTTTGTGCGTATGCTCTCTGGCTCGAAAGGG GGTTCATCTGGACAGTTTATTCGATGTACTCTTCCATATATCAAGAAAGAAATTCCTATTATCATAGTATTTCGTGCGTTGGGATTTGTTGCCGATAAGGACATATTGGAACGTATATGCTATGAGTTTGGAGATACTCAGATGATGGAGTTGCTCAGGCCTTCCTTGGAAGAAGCTTTTGTGATTCAAAGTCAGCAG GTTGCCCTTGACTATATTGGAAAACGTGGTGCGCCTGTTGGTACATCCAAGGAAAAGAgaataaa GTATGCGAGAGATATCCTTCAGAAAGAAATGTTTCCTCATATAGGAGTCGGGGAGTTTGAGACGCCGAAAGCTTACTACTTCGG GCTTATCATACACCGGCTGCTGCGTTGTGCACTTGGCCGAAATCCAGAAGATGATAGGGATCATTATGGTAACAAAAGGCTGGATCTTGCTGGTCCTTTACTTGGAGGGCTGTTTAGAATG CTTTTCAGAAAGCTAACGAGGGACGTGAGATCTTATGTTCAGAAG TGCGTTGACAATGGCAAAGAAGTCAATCTTCACTTTGCCATTAAGGCTAAAACAATTACCTCTGGCTTGAAATATGCTCTTGCTACTGGGAACTGGGGCCAGGCAAACGCTGCTGGCACAAGAGCTGGAGTCTCTCAG GTTCTAAATCGGTTAACATATGCCTCCACTTTGTCACATCTGAGGCGTCTCAATTCTCCTATTGGGCgtgaag GAAAATTGGCAAAACCAAGACAACTGCACAACTCACAATGGGGTATGATGTGCCCTGCTGAAACACCTGAAGGACAG GCTTGTGGTCTAGTGAAAAACTTGGCGCTCATGGTCTACGTTACAGTTGGGTCAGCTGCTTATCCCATCTTGATATTTTTGGAAGAATGGGGACTTGAGACTCTCGAG GAAATATCCCCAGCAGATATACCCCAAGCCACAAAAATCTTTGTCAATGGAAAGTGGGTTGGAATTCATCGAATTCCTGACATGTTGGTTAGAACGTTGAGACTTTTGAGAAGAAGG AATGATATTAACACTGAAGTCAGCGTTGTTAGAGATATTCGTCTGAAAGAGCTCAGGATATACACTGACTATGGTCGCTGTAGTCGTCCCTTGTTTATTGTGGATAATCAGAGGCTCTTAATAAAGAAGAAAGATATATACGCTCTGCAACAAAGG GAAAGTGCAGAAGAAGATGGTTGGCATCATCTACTTGTAAAGGGGTTTATAGAATATGTAGACACAGAGGAAGAGGAGACTACTATGATATCCATGACTATCAAT GATCTGGTTCAAGCTAGGCTCCGTCCCGACGAGGCATATTCTGACACTTACACACATTGTGAGATTCACCCTTCTTTGATATTGGGCGTGTGTGCTTCAATCATACCATTTCCCGACCATAATCAG TCACCCCGTAATACATACCAATCTGCTATGGGAAAGCAAGCAATGGGAATATATGTCACCAACTACCAATTCCGCATG GATACCTTAGCCTATGTTCTATATTACCCTCAAAAGCCGCTGGTCACCACAAGAGCTATGGAGCATCTTCACTTTAGGCAACTTCCAGCAGGAATT AATGCTATTGTTGCCATTTCTTGCTATTCTGGATATAATCAAGAAGATTCTGTCATTATGAACCAGTCTTCAATAGATCGTGGTTTCTTTCGATCCTTGTTCTTTCGGTCTTACAG AGACGAGGAGAGAAAAATGGGAACCCTTATCAAAGAAAACTTTGGGCGCCCAGACAGAGGAAACACACTG GGTATGCGACATGGTTCGTATGAGAAACTGGATGATGATGGTCTCGCACCTCCT GGTACTAGAGTTTCAGGTGAAGATGTAATCATTGGGAAAACCACTCCAATATCTCAAGACGAGGCTCAAGGACAAACATCACGATACACCAGACGTGATCACAGTTTAAGCTTGCGTCATAGTGAATCTGGCATGGTGGATCAG GTGTTATTGACCACAAATGCAGATGGTTTGAAGTTCGTGAAAGTGAGGGTTAGGTCCGTTCGTATTCCTCAAATTGGAGACAAATTCAGCAGTAGACATGGTCAGAAGGGAACTGTTGGCATGACATACACACAAGACGACATGCCTTGGACGATTGAAGGTGTTACTCCTGATATAATCGTGAATCCACATGCTATCCCGTCTCGGATGACAATTGGACAGCTCATTGAGTGTATCATGGGAAAAGTGGCAGCTCAGATGGGTAAAGAAGGAGACGCCACTCCCTTTACAGATGTCACG GTGGACAACATAAGCAAAGCTCTCCATGATTGTGGGTACCAAATGCGTGGATTTGAGAGAATGTACAATGGTCACACAGGCAGACCACTCCCAGCGATGATATTCATTGGACCAACCTATTACCAAAGGTTGAAGCATATGGTTGATGACAAGATCCACTCTCGTGGACGAGGTCCTGTGCAAATCTTAACAAGACAACCGGCTGAAGGACGATCCCGTGACGGTGGACTGCGTTTTGGAGAAATGGAGCGAGACTGCATGATTGCTCATGGTGCTGCTAGCTTTTTGAAAGAGAGGCTGTTTGATCAGAGCGATGCGTATAGGGTACATGTGTGTGAAACCTGTGGGCTCATCGCCATTGCAAACCTGAAGAATAATACTTTTGAATGCAAAGGTTGCAAGAACACAACAGATATTGTTCAG GTTCACATACCATATGCTTGCAAATTACTGTTTCAAGAGCTTATGTCAATGGCGATTGCGCCACGGATGCTTACTAAAGACCTGAAATCAGCTAAAGGCAGGAAGTGA